A genomic region of Salvelinus namaycush isolate Seneca chromosome 7, SaNama_1.0, whole genome shotgun sequence contains the following coding sequences:
- the LOC120050756 gene encoding cysteine/serine-rich nuclear protein 3-like: MSGILKRKFEEVEVDSPSPCLSLRGSDDEVSAGSDSGNSSDSVTPGPSTPVAPSSILRCEKRLLVRNVHFESVTVYYFSRRQGFTSVPTQGGSTLGMSTRHSWVQRYTLGDFAVEQERSHRDMLRDHLKEEKLNAIKLKLTNNGTVESDEAESLTLDDISEDDIDLDNTEVDEYFFLQPMTTRRRRAVLRASGVRRIDVEEKHELRAIRASREECGCDCRGLCNPATCACSLAGIKCQVDRMSFPCGCSKEGCSNSTGRIEFNPIRVRTHFLHTIMKLELEKSHEQQQQPQVTNGYHGELPVNVPVQRALQYPLMSDNIPVPQAPIMHLPTASDAEQHLEEEVDEDEEDDDEEDEDDGSSLCSGLSDCSTDSLHTSDSEEEEEEEDDCESMEEGVSGPPVSHTEVVPLSSVLGYTDGTHTNTNRANPISYYHNPSSGYYQMDNSANLNPIPKAPSEAPSLRLSLPNREGATDGPTVVSQEQPKTTSEPHTDHLSQIEGPYMHFPHTDKAPAANACSSAPQQSNTPHSGETSTLHHEQPFQTQPVTSYHISQ, encoded by the exons ATGAGTGGGATCCTGAAGAGGAAGTTTGAGGAGGTGGAGGTAGacagcccctccccctgcctctctctccggGGGTCCGATGACGAGGTCTCTGCTGGCAGCGACAGCGGGAACAGCAGCGACAGCGTCACCCCCGGCCCCTCCACCCCCGTCGCCC CCTCTTCTATCTTGAGGTGTGAGAAGCGCCTGCTGGTGCGCAATGTGCACTTTGAGAGCGTGACGGTGTACTACTTCAGCCGGCGCCAGGGCTTCACCAGCGTGCCCACGCAGGGTGGCAGCACCCTGGGCATGTCCACACGCCACAGCTGGGTGCAGCGCTACACCCTGGGGGATTTCGCTGTGGAGCAGGAGAGAAGCCACAGAGACATGCTGCGAGACCACCTCAAAGAGGAGAAACTCAACGCCATCAAACTCAAG CTGACCAATAATGGCACTGTGGAGTCGGACGAGGCCGAGTCACTGACCCTGGACGACATCTCAGAGGACGACATCGACCTGGACAACACGGAGGTGGACGAGTACTTTTTCCTGCAGCCGATGACCACTAGGCGGCGCCGCGCTGTCCTCCGGGCGTCCGGGGTGCGACGCATCGACGTGGAGGAGAAGCACGAGCTGCGGGCCATCCGGGCGTCCCGGGAGGAGTGCGGCTGTGACTGCAGGGGGCTGTGCAACCCCGCGACCTGCGCTTGCAGCCTGGCCGGCATCAAGTGCCAG GTAGATCGCATGTCATTCCCGTGCGGCTGCAGCAAGGAGGGCTGCAGTAACAGCACAGGCCGCATCGAGTTCAACCCCATCCGTGTTCGCACCCACTTCCTGCACACCATCATGAAGCTGGAGCTGGAAAAGAGCCACGAGCAACAACAACAACCGCAGGTCACCAATGGTTACCATGGAGAACTACCAGTCAACGTCCCTGTCCAGCGTGCTCTGCAGTACCCCCTGATGTCTGACAACATCCCAGTCCCGCAGGCTCCCATCATGCACCTACCGACTGCCAGCGACGCTGAGCAGCATCTAGAAGAGGAAGTGGATGAagatgaggaagatgatgatgaggaggatgaggacgATGGTAGTAGTTTATGTAGTGGCCTCTCGGACTGCAGCACCGACAGCCTGCACACTAGTGactctgaggaggaagaggaggaggaagatgactGTGAGTCTATGGAGGAGGGGGTGAGTGGACCCCCAGTCTCTCACACAGAGGTGGTTCCTCTTTCCTCTGTGTTGGGTTACACTGATggcacacacaccaacaccaaccGCGCTAACCCCATCTCATACTACCACAACCCTTCATCAGGGTACTACCAGATGGACAACTCAGCCAACCTGAACCCCATACCAAAAGCCCCTAGTGAAGCTCCCTCACTCCGCCTCTCACTCCCCAACAGGGAGGGGGCCACCGATGGCCCCACGGTCGTGTCACAGGAACAGCCTAAAACCACCTCCGAGCCGCACACAGACCACCTCAGCCAGATAGAGGGACCGTATATGCATTTTCCCCACACTGACAAAGCACCAGCAGCCAACGCCTGTTCCTCAGCCCCGCAGCAGAGCAACACTCCCCACAGTGGGGAGACTAGTACACTACACCATGAGCAGCCCTTTCAGACACAG CCTGTGACATCATATCACATCAGCCAATGA